CACGCTGATCATGATGGACAACGGCATCTACGGGCTCACGAAGGGGCAGGTCTCTCCTACGCTCACTGAGGGGGAGATCACAAAAACGACCATCTATGGAAACATCGATCATCCGATCGATGCGGTACGTTTCGCTCTTGGCTGCCAGACGTCACTCATAGCCAGGAGCACTTCTCTCGACCCGAAACATATGGCGGAGATGATAGTCCGCGGGATAAAGCACAGAGGTTTCTCGCTGGTTCACGTTCTGAGCCCCTGCGTCACGTTCCGGGGAAGGGAACAGTACAACTGGATCAGAGAGCATACTGAACCTCTACCGGAGAGTCACAACCCAGAGGATTTCAGATCGGCTCTTGATGCTGCTTACAGGGAAGACAAGCTCTATACTGGTCTCATCTATCAAGAAGAAAGAGACGATTATGGGTCGCGTGTGAGCGCGCTCTGCGAGAGGTCACAGTCAAAAGGCATTCTCACCCTCGAAGAGCTCGCCAGGCAGTTCTTGATATGAAGAGCTCGCTCGGGGCAAGCCACGTTTATCTATTCACAGTAGAAGTCGATCATGTCGGAGATGGCCTTGCTGCAAACGGGGCAGAAATCGACGAAACCTTTGGAAAACATCTTACAATCAATCATCGGCCGATAGAGTCCCTTTGCAGCGTAACCGGCGCCTTCAAAACATCCCACAACCTTTCCAAACTTCTCGCGATCCTCTGGTGTGGGGATTGGAATACCAGGGGTCAACAGAATCTTCCACTTCACGTTTTCCCTGTCGAGCAACGCCGTGATGTTGGGTTCCCAGGGCTCCACTCCCGCAGGATAGAAATCACTGTAGGAAATCTGCGACGTGTAGTATTCATCCCCTAGCCCGGCGAAGGCATGCCCGAATTCATGGACGATGAGATAGGCGTCGTACTCATTGTCTGTCGCGAAGACGGAGTAGAGATTGTATATCCCGCCGCCGCCGTACTGGCTGGTGTTGACCATGAGGAAGATGGCGTCGTAAGGAGAGTTGGAGGCAATATCCCGCATCAGTCTGTTTTCTGTCGTTGTCAGGTATCGCGCAGAATCGAACGTGTTGAAGGAGGTTCCAACGACCGTGCTCCGGAAGATCCCCTTCCTAGGATCATCGGGGCCCGATTCCTCAGAAGCTGCCTCGATCAAAAAGACGTTGAACATGTCTCTCTTCTCCTTGAAGGGAGAATGCATGAAGAGGATCTCCATGAAGCGTCTTGCATCCCTCTGGAGCTTCTCCATCTCGTTCTTGGCATATCCAT
This genomic interval from Acidobacteriota bacterium contains the following:
- a CDS encoding M64 family metallopeptidase translates to EAARGLRRTFHNSALIPYPKNKVQVTISTRDRENIFREIYSIVIDPNSHQIKKDRPYRNSKVHKLLYNGEPSKKVDLLFIGDGYAKNEMEKLQRDARRFMEILFMHSPFKEKRDMFNVFLIEAASEESGPDDPRKGIFRSTVVGTSFNTFDSARYLTTTENRLMRDIASNSPYDAIFLMVNTSQYGGGGIYNLYSVFATDNEYDAYLIVHEFGHAFAGLGDEYYTSQISYSDFYPAGVEPWEPNITALLDRENVKWKILLTPGIPIPTPEDREKFGKVVGCFEGAGYAAKGLYRPMIDCKMFSKGFVDFCPVCSKAISDMIDFYCE
- a CDS encoding 2-oxoacid:ferredoxin oxidoreductase subunit beta, giving the protein MTVQYSPLDYRNDVKPVWCVGCGHFGVLNAVYQALATLQLPPENVALVSGIGCSSRLPGYVRTYGFNALHGRVLPIALGVKLARPETVVIGITGDGDALSIGMGHYPHAARRNIDITLIMMDNGIYGLTKGQVSPTLTEGEITKTTIYGNIDHPIDAVRFALGCQTSLIARSTSLDPKHMAEMIVRGIKHRGFSLVHVLSPCVTFRGREQYNWIREHTEPLPESHNPEDFRSALDAAYREDKLYTGLIYQEERDDYGSRVSALCERSQSKGILTLEELARQFLI